Proteins from one Ardenticatena maritima genomic window:
- a CDS encoding NAD(P)/FAD-dependent oxidoreductase, which yields MQIAILGGGFTGLTAAYDLARHGVEVTLFEGAPYVGGLAAGFKAPHWDWPVEHFYHHIFEGDTDIRALADEIGFGKKVFFRNPITAQWYNGRAWPLDGGNPLEAALNVLRFPAMPLPDRLRYGLGLAYLKYGTNDWRALEQMTAAEWAQRVLGRRAYEQAIKPLLEGKFGPYAAEVNLAWLWARFKARSFRLGYFEGGFQAFANALADAARVAGATIHTNTPVTHIQRLPEGRWRVRTAGGEAAFDRVLAAVPPSVLVHIAPDLPSAYLAHVQALKSLGAIVMVVALQHPLTPNLYWVNLDKREFPMLALVEHTNYIEPTHYGGDHLVYLGDYLVPDHPYFEYDTEALFEVYEAALYRFNREYSPDWVRNVWLFKARYAQPVPPVGHSAHIPSIRTPLEGLYFASMSHVYPWDRGTNYAVRLGRQVAHMILGDTMENRQHSANVVPL from the coding sequence ATGCAGATAGCCATTCTTGGTGGTGGATTTACCGGCCTGACGGCGGCGTATGACTTGGCGCGCCATGGTGTCGAGGTGACGCTTTTTGAAGGAGCGCCCTATGTGGGCGGATTGGCGGCGGGCTTCAAAGCGCCGCATTGGGATTGGCCGGTTGAACATTTTTACCATCACATTTTTGAAGGCGATACCGATATCCGCGCGTTGGCGGATGAAATCGGTTTTGGGAAGAAGGTCTTTTTCCGCAATCCGATTACCGCCCAGTGGTACAACGGGCGCGCTTGGCCGCTCGATGGCGGCAACCCACTGGAAGCGGCGTTGAACGTCCTGCGCTTTCCGGCCATGCCGCTGCCGGACCGCTTGCGGTATGGGCTGGGGCTGGCCTATTTGAAGTATGGCACGAACGATTGGCGCGCCCTTGAACAGATGACCGCGGCTGAATGGGCGCAGCGCGTCTTGGGACGCCGCGCCTACGAGCAAGCCATCAAGCCGTTGCTGGAAGGCAAGTTTGGTCCCTACGCCGCGGAGGTCAATCTGGCGTGGCTCTGGGCGCGGTTCAAAGCGCGCTCGTTTCGCCTCGGCTACTTTGAAGGCGGTTTTCAGGCGTTTGCCAATGCGCTTGCCGACGCCGCGCGTGTCGCCGGCGCGACCATTCACACCAACACCCCCGTGACGCATATTCAGCGCCTGCCCGAAGGGCGGTGGCGTGTGCGCACAGCCGGCGGCGAAGCCGCCTTCGACCGGGTGCTGGCGGCGGTGCCGCCCTCTGTGTTGGTGCACATCGCGCCCGACTTGCCGAGTGCGTATTTGGCGCATGTGCAGGCGCTCAAATCACTGGGCGCGATTGTCATGGTCGTGGCGCTCCAACACCCGCTGACCCCCAACCTCTACTGGGTGAACCTGGACAAGCGCGAATTCCCCATGCTGGCGCTGGTGGAACACACCAACTACATCGAGCCGACGCACTACGGGGGCGACCACCTGGTCTATCTGGGCGATTATCTTGTCCCCGACCACCCCTACTTTGAATACGATACCGAAGCGCTCTTTGAGGTGTACGAAGCGGCGTTGTATCGCTTCAACCGCGAATACAGCCCCGATTGGGTGCGCAACGTCTGGCTTTTCAAAGCGCGCTACGCGCAACCCGTGCCGCCGGTGGGGCATTCGGCGCATATCCCGTCCATTCGCACGCCGCTGGAAGGGTTGTACTTTGCGAGCATGAGCCATGTCTATCCGTGGGACCGTGGCACGAATTACGCCGTGCGTTTGGGGCGTCAAGTAG
- a CDS encoding lysylphosphatidylglycerol synthase transmembrane domain-containing protein has product MTKERIRLAIGLLVSAVFLYLALRGLRLHEVWNTIQGANYWWLLPGVGAYFLGVVVRTWRWHYMLRPIKPIPLRTLFPVVCIGYMGNNIYPARAGEVLRAYILKRREQVSMSANMATVVVERLFDGLTMLLFVFLALPISNFNPRYEAIVTLFSALFFGALVLFLALAMRPHTARTWYTRLLALCVPQRFHDAAHHLFDRFIDGLASLRNGRDVFMIFITSIIIWLLETLKYWFVMHAFPFHVSFLVLMLMNGIVNLATTLPAAPGYIGTFDAPGIEVLEAFGVPGEIAAGYTLVLHAALWLPITLLGGYYLWRENVSVARARAEVEELAS; this is encoded by the coding sequence ATGACGAAAGAACGGATTCGATTGGCAATCGGGCTGCTGGTCAGCGCCGTTTTTCTCTATTTGGCGTTGCGCGGCTTACGCTTGCATGAGGTCTGGAACACGATACAGGGCGCCAACTATTGGTGGCTGTTGCCCGGTGTTGGCGCTTATTTTTTGGGCGTGGTGGTGCGCACATGGCGCTGGCATTACATGCTCCGCCCCATCAAGCCCATCCCCTTGCGTACATTGTTCCCCGTGGTCTGCATTGGCTACATGGGCAACAACATTTACCCGGCGCGCGCGGGAGAAGTGTTGCGGGCGTACATTTTGAAGCGCCGCGAGCAGGTGAGCATGTCCGCCAATATGGCGACGGTGGTTGTTGAACGCCTTTTCGATGGGCTGACCATGCTCCTCTTTGTTTTCCTGGCATTGCCCATCAGCAATTTCAACCCGCGTTATGAAGCCATCGTCACGCTTTTCAGCGCGCTCTTTTTTGGCGCATTGGTGCTCTTTTTGGCGCTTGCCATGCGCCCGCACACAGCGCGCACCTGGTACACGCGTCTGCTGGCGCTCTGCGTGCCCCAACGCTTCCACGACGCCGCGCATCACTTGTTCGACCGCTTCATTGACGGTTTGGCAAGCCTGCGCAACGGGCGCGACGTTTTCATGATTTTCATCACCAGCATCATCATCTGGTTGCTGGAAACGTTGAAGTATTGGTTTGTCATGCATGCGTTCCCGTTCCATGTGAGTTTTCTGGTGCTCATGCTGATGAATGGGATTGTCAACCTGGCGACCACACTCCCCGCCGCCCCCGGATACATCGGCACGTTTGACGCGCCGGGCATTGAAGTGCTGGAAGCCTTTGGCGTGCCGGGGGAAATTGCCGCGGGCTACACCCTGGTCTTGCACGCTGCGTTGTGGTTGCCTATCACGCTCCTGGGAGGGTATTACCTGTGGCGCGAAAACGTCTCTGTGGCACGCGCCCGTGCGGAAGTTGAAGAATTGGCATCATGA
- the lon gene encoding endopeptidase La: protein MDLFDMQPPEKPETFEAVLVPLRDIVVFPRANAPLFMEEFFLEGVEDLNEEGFEVVAVAQRSADIDEPEPDDLFTVGTLIEPVNVIRVPDGGVSVMVQGLSRVRIKEFLPPRDGFLMARVETIPEPDVEKTREVQALTRLALSLYEKYVVLRELPEGFYGLAYNISEPGRLADFLAANIELSVADRQQLLEIINPVERLQRLNVLLASELELLELQDHLHHQVQEEMDKTQREYFLREQLRVIQRELGERDPFLGEAEELRQRIMESPMPDTVREKALKELRRLEAMPPMVPEVGIIRTYLDWLLELPWGAPPPDEIDLKKAAEVLDQNHYALQKAKERILEYLAVRQLAGEKMPSPILCFVGPPGTGKTSLGRSIAEALGRRFVRVSLGGVRDEAEIRGHRRTYIGAMPGRIIQGMRNAGVVNPVFMLDEIDKLGYDFRGDPASALLEVLDPEQNREYSDHYLEVPYDLSNVFFITTANVLYTIPPALLDRMEVIEFPGYTEDEKVTIAMNFLIPRQKEAHGLGRYDVRISEKAVRRIIREYTNEAGVRNLERAIASIFRKLARRYAEGEHLLRLVTDRRLPHWLGPPQYTFGVAEREDEVGVATGVAVTEAGGDLLSIEVSVMPGKGNLTLTGQLGEVMQESAQAALTYARAHADELGIDIDDFDKIDIHIHVPEGAIPKDGPSAGITMATALISALTGRKVACDVAMTGEITLRGRVLPIGGLKEKALAAHRAGLKTLIIPKGNEKDLVEVPANVRRRLNIVSVERMEQVLEIALRPPEPDEEEDEEEIELAQDL, encoded by the coding sequence ATGGACCTTTTCGACATGCAACCACCCGAAAAACCGGAAACCTTTGAAGCGGTGCTGGTGCCGCTGCGCGACATTGTCGTCTTCCCGCGCGCCAACGCACCATTGTTCATGGAAGAATTTTTCCTTGAAGGTGTGGAAGACCTCAACGAAGAAGGCTTTGAAGTGGTGGCGGTCGCCCAGCGGTCTGCTGACATTGACGAGCCCGAACCGGACGACCTGTTCACCGTCGGCACGCTCATTGAGCCTGTGAATGTAATACGCGTGCCCGACGGGGGCGTCAGCGTCATGGTGCAGGGGCTTTCGCGCGTGCGCATCAAGGAATTTTTGCCCCCGCGCGACGGCTTCTTGATGGCGCGCGTCGAAACCATCCCCGAACCGGACGTCGAAAAGACGCGCGAAGTGCAAGCCCTGACGCGGTTGGCGCTCTCGCTCTACGAAAAATACGTCGTGCTCCGCGAACTGCCCGAAGGGTTTTACGGCCTTGCCTACAACATCAGCGAACCAGGCCGGTTGGCGGATTTTCTCGCCGCCAATATCGAGCTTTCCGTCGCCGACCGCCAGCAGCTGCTTGAAATCATCAACCCGGTGGAACGCTTGCAGCGGCTCAACGTTCTGCTCGCCAGCGAACTGGAATTGCTGGAATTGCAAGACCACCTGCACCATCAGGTGCAGGAAGAAATGGACAAAACCCAGCGCGAATACTTCCTGCGCGAACAACTGCGCGTCATTCAGCGCGAATTGGGCGAGCGCGACCCCTTCCTGGGCGAAGCCGAAGAACTGCGCCAGCGCATCATGGAAAGCCCCATGCCCGACACGGTGCGCGAGAAAGCCCTCAAAGAGCTGCGGCGGCTCGAAGCCATGCCGCCCATGGTGCCCGAAGTGGGCATCATTCGCACCTACCTCGATTGGCTGCTGGAACTGCCCTGGGGCGCGCCGCCGCCTGATGAGATTGACCTCAAAAAAGCCGCCGAAGTGCTGGACCAAAACCATTACGCGCTGCAAAAAGCCAAGGAGCGCATTCTCGAATACCTTGCCGTGCGCCAGCTCGCCGGCGAGAAAATGCCCAGCCCCATTCTCTGCTTTGTGGGACCGCCGGGCACGGGCAAAACCAGCCTGGGGCGCAGCATTGCCGAAGCGTTGGGGCGGCGGTTTGTGCGCGTGAGTTTGGGGGGCGTGCGCGACGAAGCCGAAATTCGCGGGCATCGCCGCACTTACATCGGCGCAATGCCGGGGCGCATCATTCAGGGCATGCGCAACGCCGGCGTGGTCAATCCCGTCTTCATGCTCGATGAAATTGACAAACTGGGCTACGATTTTCGCGGCGACCCCGCTTCGGCGCTGCTCGAAGTGCTCGACCCTGAGCAAAACCGCGAATACAGCGACCACTACCTCGAAGTGCCTTACGATTTGTCGAACGTCTTTTTCATCACCACGGCGAATGTGCTCTACACCATCCCGCCCGCCCTGCTCGACCGCATGGAAGTGATTGAGTTTCCGGGCTACACCGAGGACGAGAAAGTGACCATCGCCATGAACTTCCTCATCCCGCGCCAGAAAGAGGCGCACGGGCTGGGGCGCTATGACGTGCGTATCAGCGAAAAAGCGGTGCGCCGCATCATCCGCGAATACACCAACGAGGCGGGCGTGCGCAATCTGGAACGCGCCATTGCCAGCATCTTCCGCAAACTGGCGCGCCGCTACGCCGAGGGCGAGCATCTGCTGCGCCTGGTGACAGACCGCCGCCTGCCGCACTGGCTGGGACCGCCGCAATACACGTTTGGCGTTGCCGAGCGTGAAGATGAGGTGGGCGTGGCAACCGGCGTCGCCGTGACCGAGGCGGGAGGCGATTTGTTGAGCATTGAAGTCAGCGTCATGCCCGGCAAAGGCAACCTGACGCTCACCGGGCAATTGGGCGAAGTCATGCAGGAAAGCGCACAAGCCGCGCTGACCTATGCCCGCGCCCACGCCGACGAACTAGGCATTGACATTGACGACTTCGACAAGATTGACATTCACATTCACGTGCCGGAGGGGGCCATCCCCAAAGACGGTCCCAGCGCGGGCATCACCATGGCGACGGCGCTCATCAGTGCATTGACGGGGCGCAAGGTGGCGTGTGATGTCGCCATGACCGGCGAAATTACGTTGCGCGGGCGTGTGCTGCCCATTGGCGGGTTGAAAGAAAAAGCCCTCGCCGCCCACCGCGCCGGCTTGAAGACGCTCATCATCCCCAAGGGCAACGAAAAAGACCTTGTGGAGGTCCCCGCCAACGTGCGCCGACGGCTCAACATCGTGTCGGTTGAGCGCATGGAGCAGGTGCTTGAAATTGCCCTGCGCCCGCCCGAACCGGACGAAGAAGAAGACGAAGAGGAGATTGAATTGGCGCAGGACCTATGA
- a CDS encoding bifunctional folylpolyglutamate synthase/dihydrofolate synthase → MTYEETRAWLWSLIDFERQPPATRSPYKLDRMRALLARLNNPQDAVPTIHITGSKGKGSTASIIESVLRAAGYQTALYTSPHLHTERERIQLAGRAISPEYLAHCAEQVRRAAEQLEGLTFFEAITAIAFLAFAEAAVDVAVIEVGLGGTLDATNTISRPLVSIITPISLEHTHILGDTHALIARDKAGIIKPGRPVVVAPQVEEAWREIANAAQRQNAPLVDVAREWVWARRALSLRGQTIALRHRTRAEWAWDDLPFALLGAHQLVNAATAVAALTTVREEGALTWDDDALRAGLAHVRWPARTEVLNARPFVLVDGAHNDASAQALAETLRDLALNGGVSWDRLWMVFGVSADKDVEAIVRPLRPFATGWIATQARHPRAMPAPRLAERLTAALDPLAVVLPAPDVQTAFTNALDMAGEDGAVIVTGSLFVAAEARALWYNIRP, encoded by the coding sequence ATGACTTACGAAGAAACACGCGCCTGGCTCTGGTCTCTGATTGATTTTGAGCGCCAACCGCCCGCCACCCGTTCCCCCTACAAACTGGACCGCATGCGGGCGTTGCTGGCGCGGCTCAACAACCCGCAAGACGCCGTGCCGACCATCCACATTACCGGAAGCAAAGGCAAAGGCTCTACGGCGTCCATCATCGAAAGCGTCTTGCGGGCGGCCGGCTACCAGACCGCGCTCTACACCAGCCCGCACCTGCACACCGAGCGCGAACGCATCCAACTGGCGGGGCGCGCCATTTCGCCGGAGTATCTGGCGCATTGCGCTGAACAGGTGCGCCGTGCGGCGGAACAACTGGAAGGGCTTACCTTCTTTGAAGCCATCACCGCCATCGCCTTCCTGGCGTTCGCCGAAGCCGCAGTGGACGTTGCCGTGATCGAAGTCGGTTTGGGCGGCACACTTGACGCTACCAACACCATCAGCCGCCCGCTCGTTTCCATCATCACGCCCATCAGCCTGGAACACACGCACATCCTGGGCGATACCCACGCCCTCATCGCCCGCGACAAGGCGGGCATCATCAAGCCGGGGCGTCCTGTGGTGGTGGCGCCGCAAGTGGAAGAGGCGTGGCGCGAAATCGCCAACGCCGCCCAGCGCCAGAACGCTCCACTGGTGGACGTTGCCCGTGAGTGGGTTTGGGCGCGTCGGGCGCTCAGCCTGCGCGGTCAAACCATCGCCCTGCGCCATCGCACGCGCGCCGAGTGGGCGTGGGACGACCTGCCCTTTGCCTTGCTGGGGGCGCATCAACTCGTCAACGCCGCCACGGCTGTCGCCGCGCTCACCACCGTGCGCGAAGAAGGGGCGCTCACGTGGGACGACGACGCCTTGCGGGCGGGGCTGGCGCATGTGCGCTGGCCGGCGCGCACAGAAGTGTTGAACGCGCGCCCCTTCGTGCTGGTGGACGGCGCGCACAACGACGCATCCGCCCAGGCGCTTGCCGAAACCTTGCGCGACCTGGCGCTCAACGGCGGCGTCTCCTGGGACCGCCTCTGGATGGTGTTCGGCGTTTCCGCCGACAAGGACGTGGAAGCGATTGTGCGCCCTCTGCGCCCCTTCGCAACAGGCTGGATTGCCACCCAAGCGCGGCATCCGCGCGCCATGCCCGCCCCCCGGTTGGCGGAGCGGCTCACCGCCGCCCTCGACCCGTTGGCGGTTGTCCTGCCCGCGCCCGACGTGCAAACCGCTTTCACCAACGCGCTCGACATGGCGGGTGAAGACGGCGCGGTCATCGTCACCGGCTCGCTCTTTGTGGCTGCCGAAGCTCGTGCTTTGTGGTACAATATTCGCCCTTGA